A genomic stretch from Pseudomonadota bacterium includes:
- a CDS encoding PilZ domain-containing protein, translating into MTDERRTSKRFAIQLNKITGAEITRAGQRPAVCYIYIVDISQGGLRITTDESFEVGEVFGLHLQLQPPLSGKVEVVWKKLLTGGTNVYGVKFVDVSETLSTQIADFIESYSEEAKRRRAAANFNRVLSMQFPEVTGEQKLYALTSILSTDGMQITTETELEPSRQYACVLWLEADQPPIALKARVHEVKAAVFDRYKMSLVFEALPEGAVERINTFLDSVVDGSVAQQGARPEVSFEDP; encoded by the coding sequence ATGACAGACGAGCGCCGCACATCGAAACGATTTGCCATCCAGCTGAACAAGATCACGGGGGCGGAGATCACCCGTGCAGGCCAACGCCCAGCGGTCTGCTACATCTACATCGTCGACATCAGCCAGGGCGGCCTTCGCATCACCACCGACGAGAGCTTTGAGGTGGGCGAGGTCTTCGGACTTCACCTGCAGCTGCAGCCTCCGCTCAGCGGAAAGGTGGAGGTGGTGTGGAAGAAGCTCCTCACCGGCGGCACCAACGTATATGGCGTGAAGTTCGTTGATGTGTCGGAGACCCTCTCCACGCAGATCGCCGACTTCATCGAGAGCTACTCCGAAGAAGCCAAGCGACGCAGGGCGGCCGCAAACTTCAACCGCGTTCTGTCGATGCAGTTCCCCGAGGTCACCGGCGAGCAGAAGCTCTACGCGCTCACGAGCATCCTGTCCACAGACGGCATGCAGATCACCACCGAGACCGAGCTCGAGCCGTCCCGGCAGTATGCCTGCGTCTTGTGGCTCGAAGCCGATCAGCCTCCCATCGCGCTCAAGGCACGGGTGCACGAGGTCAAGGCCGCGGTGTTCGACCGCTACAAGATGTCCCTCGTGTTCGAAGCCCTGCCGGAAGGCGCCGTCGAACGCATCAACACATTTCTCGACAGCGTGGTCGATGGCTCGGTCGCGCAACAGGGAGCCCGGCCAGAGGTGAGCTTCGAAGATCCGTGA
- a CDS encoding ComEC family competence protein, whose translation LRADPTGVTVAFCLGLAWALHAPRHGIAAGAAVLLLMCAMPRRRTLLAAFLAGGLRVALVADPCMRALPNVFQGRPVVVQGTVCEPVVRTPDACRVVMEVREIACGCCWQRVSARVLVTMRSVDRHLTPVSWGREVVARGTLERPRSGEGFDYAAWLSERDIRDVIRLPSAAAITACGEGRLPWPLETAAALRRQMEAGIEGSLSSDAAALVEAVTLAEARALPRETVGAFRETGTYHVLVTAGIHVALVISVSFAVLGWLGVSGARAALLTVPGVALFALVTGASPSMIRAALMGTLGLMAFAGGRITDGRRSLAVTVLIMSVVSPSLVAEPGFQLSVACVWGILVLRPAIARRLARVPSVVRVSVSVSLATQIAAAPLTALYFGEISLGGVVANPVVVPLCEGLLVGGLLLSGMGPLLHSGTGWPLPDRVLLPMVALLVEVVERGAGVVLSVVSHIRALPLCSVQVPCPGVLEVVLAYAAMAAWASSGEASTAQGKLPSAAELEEEDGCESHAQRQPASSRACDAGDVWVHS comes from the coding sequence CCTTCGCGCCGATCCCACCGGCGTGACGGTGGCCTTCTGCCTGGGGCTGGCCTGGGCGCTGCATGCCCCGCGGCACGGGATTGCCGCCGGCGCCGCCGTCCTGTTGCTGATGTGCGCGATGCCGCGCAGGCGCACGCTGCTGGCGGCCTTCCTGGCAGGGGGGCTGCGCGTGGCGCTCGTGGCAGATCCCTGCATGCGCGCCCTTCCAAACGTCTTCCAGGGGCGGCCGGTGGTGGTTCAGGGAACGGTCTGCGAGCCGGTGGTGCGCACGCCGGACGCGTGTCGCGTCGTTATGGAGGTGCGCGAGATTGCGTGCGGCTGCTGCTGGCAGCGGGTCTCCGCGCGGGTGCTCGTGACCATGCGCTCGGTCGATCGTCACCTCACCCCGGTGAGCTGGGGAAGGGAGGTGGTGGCGAGGGGAACCCTCGAGCGCCCACGCTCAGGAGAGGGCTTTGACTACGCGGCGTGGCTTTCGGAACGGGACATTCGAGACGTGATCCGTCTGCCCAGCGCGGCGGCCATCACCGCCTGCGGGGAAGGGCGTCTCCCTTGGCCCCTCGAGACGGCCGCCGCGCTGCGGCGTCAGATGGAGGCGGGCATCGAAGGCTCCCTCTCGTCGGATGCGGCGGCCCTGGTCGAGGCCGTGACCCTGGCCGAGGCGCGCGCGCTGCCCCGTGAGACGGTGGGCGCCTTTCGGGAGACGGGGACCTATCACGTGCTGGTCACTGCCGGAATACACGTGGCGCTGGTCATCAGCGTTTCGTTCGCCGTGCTGGGCTGGCTGGGGGTGAGCGGTGCGCGGGCCGCGCTGCTCACCGTGCCGGGGGTCGCTCTCTTCGCCCTCGTCACCGGTGCGTCTCCGTCGATGATCCGGGCGGCGCTCATGGGCACCCTCGGACTCATGGCGTTCGCTGGCGGTCGCATCACCGATGGCCGTCGCTCTCTTGCCGTCACGGTGCTCATCATGTCGGTGGTCAGCCCCAGTCTCGTTGCAGAGCCCGGCTTTCAGCTGAGCGTGGCGTGCGTGTGGGGAATCCTGGTTCTGCGACCCGCTATCGCGCGTCGCCTCGCGCGCGTGCCGAGCGTGGTGCGTGTCTCGGTGTCTGTGAGCCTGGCTACCCAGATCGCGGCCGCACCGCTCACCGCGCTCTACTTCGGGGAGATCTCCCTCGGCGGCGTGGTGGCCAATCCGGTTGTGGTTCCGCTCTGCGAGGGTCTTCTTGTGGGGGGCCTGCTGCTGTCGGGGATGGGGCCTCTCCTTCACAGTGGCACTGGGTGGCCGTTGCCCGATCGGGTGCTCCTGCCGATGGTGGCTCTGCTGGTGGAGGTTGTGGAGCGGGGAGCCGGTGTCGTGCTCAGCGTGGTCTCGCACATTCGTGCGTTGCCGCTCTGCTCCGTGCAGGTGCCCTGCCCGGGCGTCCTCGAAGTCGTTCTCGCCTACGCGGCGATGGCGGCGTGGGCGTCGTCGGGCGAAGCCTCCACCGCACAGGGGAAACTTCCATCGGCAGCAGAACTCGAAGAGGAGGATGGGTGTGAATCGCATGCGCAACGGCAGCCTGCTTCTTCTCGCGCTTGCGATGCTGGCGACGTGTGGGTGCATTCGTAG
- a CDS encoding XRE family transcriptional regulator encodes MRNEAWATYVKEKRKTRHLTRRKLAELAKIDPSYVTLIERDGYVPRKDKVLELARALEVDVDHTLLVAGYAPEKVSLKDLLDRLEAIHAEKSMDRELRTALREVIHLPKDKQKELGHMIMVHLHPGKEEVGRGKKANVAGRAHS; translated from the coding sequence TGGGCCACCTACGTGAAAGAGAAGCGCAAGACCCGGCACCTTACGCGCCGCAAGCTGGCCGAACTGGCAAAGATCGACCCCAGCTACGTGACGCTCATCGAGAGGGACGGTTATGTCCCTCGCAAGGACAAGGTGCTCGAGCTTGCAAGAGCGCTCGAGGTCGACGTCGACCATACCCTGCTGGTGGCGGGATATGCTCCCGAGAAAGTCTCCCTGAAAGACCTACTCGATCGTCTCGAGGCCATTCACGCCGAGAAGAGCATGGACCGCGAGCTGCGGACGGCTTTGCGAGAAGTCATCCATCTTCCGAAGGACAAGCAGAAGGAGCTGGGTCACATGATCATGGTCCATCTGCATCCTGGCAAGGAAGAAGTCGGTCGCGGGAAGAAAGCCAACGTGGCCGGTCGTGCCCACTCCTGA
- a CDS encoding DUF2993 domain-containing protein: MRCRSAPCRCPARASSKSFSPTRRWRRGRRRAKPPPHRGNFHRQQNSKRRMGVNRMRNGSLLLLALAMLATCGCIRSLAEDGVRKSLSRLIGPAERYEVHIERTSDGDLLAGRIEDLCITGHKVRTKDGLVIERLAVVLHKLKVDTRRKRVERVESATFDIDVTQEALSRLAAHRTHGLGNPQVQLQGGTVTVVLPARLLSAAVDTVLQGRLEVEDGRKVAFKADDLRIGPLPVPPALVSAALDRINPLADLRTLPVPAVIDSLTADKGLLNAKGRLFVPPNAEEPPAPLPPPGSASPSPPPMMAPEPR; the protein is encoded by the coding sequence GTGCGTTGCCGCTCTGCTCCGTGCAGGTGCCCTGCCCGGGCGTCCTCGAAGTCGTTCTCGCCTACGCGGCGATGGCGGCGTGGGCGTCGTCGGGCGAAGCCTCCACCGCACAGGGGAAACTTCCATCGGCAGCAGAACTCGAAGAGGAGGATGGGTGTGAATCGCATGCGCAACGGCAGCCTGCTTCTTCTCGCGCTTGCGATGCTGGCGACGTGTGGGTGCATTCGTAGCCTGGCCGAAGATGGGGTTCGCAAGAGCCTCTCTCGCCTCATCGGGCCCGCTGAGCGCTACGAGGTTCACATCGAGCGCACCTCAGACGGCGATCTGCTGGCAGGAAGAATCGAAGATCTGTGCATCACCGGTCACAAGGTTCGCACCAAGGACGGGCTCGTCATCGAGCGTCTCGCGGTGGTGCTGCACAAGCTCAAGGTCGACACGCGCCGCAAGCGCGTTGAGCGGGTGGAGAGCGCCACCTTCGACATCGACGTGACGCAGGAGGCCTTGAGCAGGCTGGCAGCGCATCGCACGCACGGCCTTGGCAATCCCCAGGTTCAGCTTCAGGGGGGGACGGTCACGGTTGTGCTCCCCGCGCGACTGCTCAGCGCTGCCGTCGATACGGTTCTTCAGGGAAGGCTCGAGGTGGAGGACGGTCGCAAGGTTGCCTTCAAGGCCGATGACCTGCGCATCGGCCCTCTGCCCGTTCCTCCGGCGCTGGTCTCCGCGGCGCTCGACCGCATCAACCCGCTGGCAGATCTGCGCACCCTGCCCGTGCCCGCGGTCATCGACAGCCTCACCGCCGACAAGGGCCTTCTGAACGCAAAGGGGCGGCTGTTCGTTCCGCCCAATGCCGAGGAGCCACCTGCGCCGCTGCCTCCGCCCGGGAGCGCCTCGCCGTCTCCGCCTCCGATGATGGCGCCGGAGCCTCGGTAA